The following are from one region of the Silene latifolia isolate original U9 population chromosome 9, ASM4854445v1, whole genome shotgun sequence genome:
- the LOC141600236 gene encoding uncharacterized protein LOC141600236 isoform X1 produces the protein MASCIFHVITFLIVAVTVSEATFLPVLAAGHTMMRGRGKGAGQGDFGFNGGANAGGRFGGSGQAFGQFGGSGRGGGMGQGLGQFGGGASGMGQGLGQFGGSAGVSGAGQAFGGASGKFGFGGSGKASGQGGFSGGGSGSGQASGGASGLGSGLGSGGASGQFGGAASGSGQGQFKGGFSGGFSGQASKSGQFSGQASNSAQYSGQGLGNGGLRRKSRKLLTI, from the exons ATGGCATCATGCATATTCCACGTTATCACTTTTCTAATT GTTGCAGTTACAGTGAGCGAAGCAACATTTCTTCCGGTTTTAGCTGCCGGACACACGATGATGCGTGGAAGAGGTAAAGGAGCCGGACAAGGAGATTTTGGGTTTAACGGAGGTGCTAATGCGGGAGGACGATTCGGAGGTTCTGGGCAAGCATTTGGACAATTTGGTGGTTCAGGAAGAGGTGGTGGCATGGGACAAGGATTAGGGCAATTTGGAGGAGGAGCTAGTGGCATGGGACAAGGATTAGGACAATTTGGAGGTTCGGCGGGAGTTAGTGGAGCAGGACAAGcatttggaggtgcttcgggAAAATTTGGATTTGGTGGTTCAGGAAAAGCATCCGGACAAGGTGGATTTTCCGGAGGAGGTAGTGGCTCGGGACAAGCATCTGGTGGGGCTTCAGGCCTTGGGTCAGGCCTTGGATCAGGGGGAGCATCTGGACAATTTGGTGGAGCGGCTAGTGGTTCAGGGCAAGGACAATTCAAAGGCGGATTCTCAGGTGGGTTTTCTGGTCAAGCATCGAAATCTGGCCAATTTTCTGGTCAAGCATCAAATTCTGCTCAATACTCCGGACAAGGCTTAGGAAATGGAGGCTTAAGAAGGAAATCCAGAAAACTATTAACAATATAG
- the LOC141600236 gene encoding uncharacterized protein LOC141600236 isoform X2 — protein MMRGRGKGAGQGDFGFNGGANAGGRFGGSGQAFGQFGGSGRGGGMGQGLGQFGGGASGMGQGLGQFGGSAGVSGAGQAFGGASGKFGFGGSGKASGQGGFSGGGSGSGQASGGASGLGSGLGSGGASGQFGGAASGSGQGQFKGGFSGGFSGQASKSGQFSGQASNSAQYSGQGLGNGGLRRKSRKLLTI, from the coding sequence ATGATGCGTGGAAGAGGTAAAGGAGCCGGACAAGGAGATTTTGGGTTTAACGGAGGTGCTAATGCGGGAGGACGATTCGGAGGTTCTGGGCAAGCATTTGGACAATTTGGTGGTTCAGGAAGAGGTGGTGGCATGGGACAAGGATTAGGGCAATTTGGAGGAGGAGCTAGTGGCATGGGACAAGGATTAGGACAATTTGGAGGTTCGGCGGGAGTTAGTGGAGCAGGACAAGcatttggaggtgcttcgggAAAATTTGGATTTGGTGGTTCAGGAAAAGCATCCGGACAAGGTGGATTTTCCGGAGGAGGTAGTGGCTCGGGACAAGCATCTGGTGGGGCTTCAGGCCTTGGGTCAGGCCTTGGATCAGGGGGAGCATCTGGACAATTTGGTGGAGCGGCTAGTGGTTCAGGGCAAGGACAATTCAAAGGCGGATTCTCAGGTGGGTTTTCTGGTCAAGCATCGAAATCTGGCCAATTTTCTGGTCAAGCATCAAATTCTGCTCAATACTCCGGACAAGGCTTAGGAAATGGAGGCTTAAGAAGGAAATCCAGAAAACTATTAACAATATAG